A stretch of DNA from Desulfosarcina ovata subsp. ovata:
CAGTTGTTCCTGCACCAACGAGTGGTCCTTGGTCAGTTGTTTGAGGGCATTGTTTTTCAACCGGTAGGTTCTCGAGTCACCGACATGACCAACAATGAAACTATCCTCGGAAAAGGCCAACAGTTCAGCCGTGCAGCCCATCCCCTGGTCGTCGGGATGACGTTCCACATGTTTGAGAATCTTATCATTGGCCAATTTGAAGGTGGTCTGTACCCGGGCGATGGTGTTCTCTTCCGACCGGCCGTCGTGACCGGAAAAAACCGCCTGGGCGGTTTCAGCAAAAATCCGACTGGCCACTTCGCCGGCGGCGGCACCGCCCATGCCATCGGCGACCAGACAGTACAGAGAGGCTTCGTTGATGAAAAACACATCCTCGTTGTTTGAACGGATATTTCCGACATCCGTTACACCATGGTACATGATCGTCGGCAAATGCTGTGGCACCTGAAATATGCTCCGCTGTTAAGTCATTTTTCGCCTGGTTACCGGGCTTTATCCAAACGCTTCAAATTGCCTCTCAGGCAACGGGATCAGGTTCGGGCTTCTCAAAATTATTGCGCATGAACAATGCCAGGTCCGAAGCATCATAAGTCATTCCCAAATGATTTTTCAGTTTCAACAGGTCCTGATGCAACTCGTTTGCGGTCTGGTAGCGTTTGCTGGTGGATTTCTCCAGACAGCGCATGACGATATCGTTGAGTCCCTGGGGAATATCCGGTCGCCGGGTAATGATTGCCGGGATGGTCATTTGGGGAATCGTCCGGATGGCTTCGATGTCATTGGAAAATCGATAGAGCCGACTGCCGGACAGAATTTCGTAAAAGACCAGACCCAGCGCGTAAATATCGACCTGGTGGTTCGCCTCCTTACCCATGGCCTGCTCCGGCGAGAGGTAGGAAAGCTTGCCTTTGATCACGCCGGCCTGAGTCAGCGACGGTTCCGAGGTGGCCTTGGAAATACCGAAATCGCTCAGTTTGACTTCGCCGTTCATGGAAATCAGAATGTTTTGCGGGCTGATGTCCCGATGAATGATATTGAGCGGTTTGCCCGTCTTGTCATCCTTTCGGGAGTGGGAGTAGTGCAACCCGTTGCTGATTTTTAAAATAAGAAAGATCGCCATGTCCACCGGCAGCCCTCTT
This window harbors:
- a CDS encoding Stp1/IreP family PP2C-type Ser/Thr phosphatase; translated protein: MPQHLPTIMYHGVTDVGNIRSNNEDVFFINEASLYCLVADGMGGAAAGEVASRIFAETAQAVFSGHDGRSEENTIARVQTTFKLANDKILKHVERHPDDQGMGCTAELLAFSEDSFIVGHVGDSRTYRLKNNALKQLTKDHSLVQEQLDQGLITPEEARQHAMRNVILRAVGVNDTVALDILKGKRHPGDLFLLCSDGLTDMVDETTVQTALCGDNNLNEKSSALIRLAKSAGGKDNVTVVLASIV